One region of Natronorubrum aibiense genomic DNA includes:
- the purF gene encoding amidophosphoribosyltransferase: MTEKCGVVGVSLDGRDAARPLYYALYALQHRGQESAGIITHDGFQQHSHVEMGLVGDVFDEGDLDSLNGPAGIGHVRYPTAGSVDSSCAQPFSVSFKSGSLGLSHNGNLVNADEIREELAAVGHAFTSDGDTEVIAHDLARNLLEEDLVRAVKRTMGRIHGSYALTISHDDTVLGVRDPQGNRPLCIGKLEDGYILASESAAIDTLDGELVRDVRPGELVVLQENGTGFDSYQLVKNENTAHCFFEHVYFARPDSVIDETLVYEARRNLGRKLWEESGVETDVVMPVPDSGRAFASGYADAATETTADGEPRADDDDGVEFAEGLMKNRYVGRTFIMPTQDERERAVRLKLNPIKSTIEGKTVTVIDDSIVRGTTSTQLVQLLKDCGAEEVHVRIGAPEIVAPCYMGIDMATREELIASDKTTDEIRDEIAADSLAYLSTDAVAKVLGKERIDLCLGCVTGEYPYDIDGEDTDRDVTRPDLGGQPVQAND; the protein is encoded by the coding sequence ATGACCGAAAAGTGTGGCGTCGTCGGCGTCTCACTCGACGGTCGAGACGCGGCACGACCGTTGTACTATGCGCTCTACGCACTCCAGCATCGCGGCCAGGAGTCCGCGGGGATCATCACCCACGACGGGTTCCAGCAACACAGCCACGTCGAGATGGGGCTCGTGGGCGACGTCTTCGACGAGGGCGACCTCGACTCGCTCAACGGGCCGGCGGGGATCGGCCACGTCCGGTATCCAACAGCCGGCTCCGTCGACTCCTCGTGTGCCCAGCCGTTTTCGGTCTCGTTCAAAAGCGGCTCGCTTGGCCTCAGCCACAACGGCAACCTCGTCAACGCCGACGAGATCCGCGAGGAACTCGCGGCAGTGGGCCACGCGTTTACCAGCGACGGCGACACCGAAGTCATCGCCCATGATCTCGCGCGTAACTTGCTCGAGGAGGACCTCGTCCGTGCGGTCAAGCGGACGATGGGGCGGATTCACGGTTCGTACGCGCTGACGATCAGCCACGACGACACCGTTCTCGGGGTTCGGGACCCGCAAGGGAACCGACCGCTCTGTATCGGGAAACTCGAGGACGGCTACATCCTCGCTTCGGAATCGGCGGCGATCGACACGCTCGACGGCGAACTCGTCCGCGACGTGCGGCCAGGCGAACTCGTCGTCCTGCAGGAAAACGGCACTGGGTTCGACTCGTATCAGCTCGTCAAGAACGAGAACACGGCCCATTGCTTTTTCGAACACGTCTACTTCGCGCGCCCGGACAGCGTCATCGACGAGACGCTGGTCTACGAGGCACGTCGAAATCTAGGCCGCAAGCTCTGGGAGGAAAGCGGCGTCGAGACCGACGTCGTGATGCCGGTGCCCGACTCTGGACGGGCGTTCGCGTCGGGCTACGCCGACGCGGCAACGGAGACGACGGCCGACGGCGAACCTCGAGCCGATGACGACGACGGCGTCGAGTTCGCGGAGGGGCTGATGAAAAACCGCTACGTCGGCCGGACGTTCATCATGCCCACGCAGGACGAGCGCGAACGCGCGGTGCGGCTAAAGCTCAACCCGATCAAATCCACGATCGAGGGCAAGACCGTCACCGTCATCGACGACAGTATCGTCCGCGGGACGACTTCGACACAACTTGTCCAACTGCTCAAAGACTGTGGCGCTGAGGAAGTCCACGTCCGAATCGGTGCCCCGGAGATCGTCGCGCCGTGTTACATGGGGATCGACATGGCCACCCGAGAGGAACTGATCGCCTCGGACAAAACGACCGACGAGATTCGTGACGAGATCGCCGCCGACAGTCTCGCCTATCTCTCGACTGATGCCGTTGCCAAGGTGCTGGGGAAAGAGCGCATCGATCTCTGTTTGGGCTGCGTAACTGGTGAGTATCCCTACGATATCGACGGCGAGGACACCGACCGTGACGTGACTCGTCCCGACCTCGGTGGGCAGCCGGTTCAGGCCAACGACTAA
- a CDS encoding biotin--[acetyl-CoA-carboxylase] ligase has translation MNETQRSILEALADGPVSGPELAESLDVSRAAIWKQIDGLRDAGFEIESGPTGYELVDVTAYTGPTVEYGLEAPFSVEYHDSIGSTNARARELATEGEADVAVLADEQTGGRGRLERAWSAPSGGVWVSVLTRPEITPAQAPLYTLAASVAMARAIREAGVDARIKWPNDVVIPVGEDGDYRKLAGILTEMEGETDRVEWIAVGMGINANIDADSLPEGATTIRDEAGDVDRRLFVQRVLEEFDAYRNALESVVPAWRDLALTLGQRVRIDRTAGDIVGEAVDVTDAGALVVATEDGEQTVSAGDCEHLRPV, from the coding sequence ATGAACGAGACGCAGCGGTCGATCCTCGAGGCGCTCGCGGACGGGCCGGTCTCGGGACCGGAGCTAGCCGAGTCACTGGACGTCTCTCGAGCGGCGATCTGGAAGCAGATCGACGGGCTTCGCGACGCTGGCTTCGAGATCGAGAGCGGGCCAACCGGCTACGAACTGGTCGACGTGACGGCCTACACCGGCCCCACCGTCGAGTACGGACTCGAGGCCCCGTTTTCGGTCGAGTACCACGACTCGATCGGAAGCACGAACGCTCGAGCGCGCGAACTGGCAACCGAAGGCGAGGCGGATGTGGCCGTTCTCGCGGACGAGCAGACCGGCGGCCGAGGGCGACTCGAGCGCGCGTGGTCGGCTCCCTCGGGTGGCGTCTGGGTCAGCGTCCTTACCCGCCCGGAGATTACGCCGGCGCAAGCGCCGCTGTATACGCTCGCAGCGTCGGTCGCGATGGCGCGAGCGATCCGCGAAGCCGGCGTCGACGCCCGGATCAAGTGGCCAAACGACGTGGTCATCCCGGTCGGCGAGGACGGCGACTACCGGAAGCTCGCAGGGATTCTCACGGAGATGGAGGGCGAAACGGACCGCGTGGAGTGGATCGCCGTCGGTATGGGGATCAACGCGAACATCGACGCCGACAGCCTCCCCGAAGGCGCGACGACGATCCGCGACGAAGCGGGCGACGTCGACCGACGGCTGTTCGTCCAGCGAGTCCTAGAGGAGTTCGACGCCTATCGGAACGCCCTCGAGTCGGTCGTGCCGGCCTGGCGCGACCTCGCGCTGACGCTCGGCCAGCGGGTTCGGATCGATCGAACCGCGGGCGACATCGTCGGCGAGGCGGTCGACGTCACGGACGCCGGTGCGCTTGTGGTCGCCACAGAGGACGGCGAGCAAACGGTCTCGGCGGGCGACTGTGAACACCTTCGCCCCGTCTGA
- a CDS encoding SRPBCC domain-containing protein: MNQVEVFEEIDAPPEVVWDVLLEFESYPEWNPFVRAIEGKPIEGEQLRVRIEPPGARGMTFKPEVVGVEEHRRLVWLGRLVVPFAFDGYHEFHLEPINGSERTRLLHRETVRGALVPLLFDEDALEAGFTAMNAAVKERAEARVTATS, encoded by the coding sequence ATGAATCAAGTCGAGGTTTTCGAAGAGATCGACGCGCCACCCGAGGTCGTCTGGGACGTCCTCCTCGAGTTCGAGAGCTATCCGGAGTGGAACCCCTTTGTCCGTGCGATCGAGGGCAAACCGATCGAAGGCGAGCAGCTCCGAGTTCGAATCGAACCGCCCGGCGCTCGAGGGATGACGTTCAAACCGGAAGTCGTCGGCGTTGAGGAGCACCGGCGGCTCGTCTGGCTCGGCCGACTCGTCGTTCCCTTCGCGTTCGACGGCTACCACGAGTTCCACCTCGAGCCGATCAACGGCAGCGAACGGACGCGGCTGTTGCACCGCGAAACGGTCCGTGGCGCGCTCGTGCCGCTGCTGTTCGACGAGGACGCACTCGAGGCGGGGTTTACGGCCATGAACGCTGCCGTCAAGGAGCGCGCTGAAGCCCGCGTCACGGCAACGAGCTAG
- a CDS encoding alanyl-tRNA editing protein produces MTGQRAAREPYATRFEAEVTAVDGNRVWLETSYFYGASGGQPADRGTIGGLEVVDIQYVDGDPVHVVAEEPSFRRGHRVLCSVEWAFRMYCMRAHTAGHILAGAVKRTLGKGAVGNLELDEETVSLALEAESVDEETLLELDELVNRIVWESRPVSWEDVPLATARDRGRIRFNEDDASAVDVETDRVRVVTIDTNDSNGTGAVRSSARGQWDIAACGGTHVRNTREVGPVTVCGQSTGDDGLPTIELAVGPNAIERRAAEKRAAFATRRALAVDLEAVPDELDRLEPSSR; encoded by the coding sequence ATGACCGGACAACGGGCGGCACGGGAGCCGTACGCCACGCGATTCGAAGCCGAGGTGACGGCTGTCGATGGGAACCGCGTCTGGCTCGAGACGAGTTACTTCTACGGCGCAAGCGGTGGCCAGCCGGCCGACCGCGGCACGATCGGCGGACTCGAGGTCGTCGACATCCAGTACGTCGACGGCGACCCGGTCCACGTCGTCGCCGAGGAACCGTCGTTCAGACGGGGCCACCGCGTCCTGTGTTCAGTCGAGTGGGCGTTTCGGATGTACTGTATGCGGGCACACACGGCGGGCCACATCCTCGCCGGTGCCGTCAAGCGAACGCTCGGGAAGGGGGCCGTCGGCAACCTCGAGCTCGACGAGGAAACAGTCAGTCTTGCACTCGAGGCGGAATCGGTCGACGAGGAGACGCTGCTCGAACTGGACGAACTGGTTAATCGGATCGTCTGGGAATCCCGCCCGGTGTCGTGGGAGGACGTCCCGCTTGCGACGGCGCGCGACCGGGGGCGAATCCGATTCAATGAGGATGACGCGAGCGCCGTCGACGTCGAGACCGATCGCGTGCGAGTCGTCACGATCGACACCAACGACAGCAACGGCACCGGCGCGGTGCGCTCGAGCGCCCGCGGACAGTGGGATATCGCGGCCTGCGGTGGCACACACGTCCGGAACACGCGCGAAGTCGGCCCGGTGACGGTGTGCGGCCAGTCGACCGGCGACGACGGACTGCCCACGATCGAACTCGCCGTCGGGCCGAACGCAATCGAGCGACGAGCGGCCGAAAAGCGCGCCGCGTTCGCAACGCGACGGGCGCTCGCGGTCGACCTCGAGGCCGTTCCCGACGAACTGGACCGGCTGGAGCCGTCGTCGCGATAG
- the dps gene encoding DNA protection during starvation protein — translation MSEDKPHASGTIDAGDTSERVGMAVLRERGLEPEDLREKLIDAIGAEFTTYYYYTNLRMHLAGHEDYKEITEDARLEDRAHFELVAPRVYELGGALPNDIRDFADRASCPDAEVPTPMDDEGGFQVDELSAEAILEVLLEAERCAIRTWSEVCDMTEGVDPRTYDMAQRILQEEIEHEAWFVELLSMERDGEINPAGHFVRGEPGDAPLSTNRRFNDSA, via the coding sequence ATGTCCGAGGATAAGCCACACGCTTCCGGGACCATCGATGCTGGAGATACGAGCGAGCGCGTTGGGATGGCAGTGCTTCGAGAACGGGGGCTCGAGCCCGAGGACCTGCGTGAGAAGCTGATCGATGCGATCGGGGCCGAGTTCACCACGTACTACTACTACACGAACCTGCGGATGCACCTCGCTGGCCACGAGGATTACAAAGAGATCACCGAAGACGCCCGCCTCGAGGATCGAGCGCACTTCGAACTGGTTGCACCACGGGTGTACGAACTCGGCGGCGCGTTGCCCAACGACATCCGTGATTTCGCCGACCGCGCCTCCTGTCCCGACGCGGAGGTACCGACGCCGATGGACGACGAGGGTGGCTTCCAGGTCGACGAGTTGTCCGCAGAGGCGATCCTCGAGGTCTTACTCGAGGCCGAACGGTGTGCGATTCGGACGTGGTCGGAAGTCTGTGATATGACCGAGGGCGTCGATCCGCGTACGTACGACATGGCCCAGCGCATCCTCCAGGAAGAGATCGAACACGAGGCCTGGTTCGTCGAACTGCTCTCGATGGAACGCGACGGCGAGATCAATCCGGCCGGCCACTTCGTGCGGGGTGAACCCGGCGACGCACCGCTGTCGACGAACCGCCGCTTCAACGACAGCGCCTGA
- a CDS encoding universal stress protein, whose amino-acid sequence MYDCILVPTDGSPDVERALEHAFKLAREHDAVIRALYVVNVSGYGGLPMESALEGISSVLREEGEAALDRVEELAPEDVTVETAILEGSPSRVIVEQAQPDRCDLVVMGTHGRGGIDRLLLGSVTERVVRQAPVPVLTVHVNPDDRGTQPDQTDHRVAPE is encoded by the coding sequence ATGTACGACTGTATCCTCGTTCCGACCGACGGCTCGCCGGACGTCGAGCGCGCCCTCGAGCACGCGTTCAAGCTGGCCCGTGAACACGATGCAGTGATCCGGGCGCTCTACGTCGTCAACGTCTCCGGCTACGGGGGGCTCCCAATGGAAAGCGCGCTCGAGGGGATCAGTAGCGTGCTTCGAGAGGAAGGCGAGGCAGCCCTCGATCGGGTCGAGGAGCTCGCACCCGAGGACGTCACGGTCGAAACGGCGATTCTCGAGGGATCTCCGAGTCGTGTCATCGTCGAGCAGGCCCAGCCCGACCGGTGTGACCTCGTCGTTATGGGGACCCACGGACGTGGCGGGATCGATCGACTTCTCCTCGGCAGCGTCACCGAGCGCGTCGTCCGGCAGGCACCGGTGCCGGTGTTGACGGTCCACGTCAATCCGGACGACCGTGGAACGCAACCAGACCAGACGGATCACCGCGTCGCCCCCGAGTAG
- a CDS encoding MutS-related protein, with amino-acid sequence MRLEEYWGVGPKTRATLVEHLGRERAIEAIESGDVRTLAAAGLARGRATRILRRATGGGGMDTLATSDARAAYKQLLDIVVEHAVTERAADRIRVLTPLSSRDAMESRLDDVLAARDAWAALEDDDREIVLEAYSRYDERGESELAAVETALALLEAGVDSGPFAAVADLERERLAEAVRALAALDDGRVSEGADEELDRLRDALGTVEDMDANALELIEALRADGVGDATQFREAFEDRLLAETGVTIDQVHEAMATDATDATDFVGTTLRTLRADLTAAIDEREETVASELEGTLEASQPAIEQAVTAVDDIALSLSLARFALAYNCTRPAYVEGDADAAAVSVVGARNLALATGGTDESVQPVTYALGDHGVDRVPNGVNAVPGTERVSVLTGANSGGKTTLLETLCQIVLLAMMGIPVPADRAEVTPVDALVFHRRHASFNAGVLESTLRSIVPPLSADGRTLMLVDEFEAITEPGSAADLLHGLVRLAVGQDALGVFVTHLADDLAPLPAEARVDGIFAEGLNPNLELQVDYQPRFDTVGRSTPEFIISRLVANADDRRERAGFETLAAAVGNDVVQRTLADARRSEHD; translated from the coding sequence ATGCGACTCGAGGAGTACTGGGGAGTCGGTCCGAAGACGAGGGCAACGCTTGTCGAGCATCTGGGCAGGGAGCGGGCGATCGAGGCAATCGAGAGCGGCGACGTCCGCACGCTGGCCGCCGCCGGCCTCGCCCGCGGGCGAGCGACGCGGATTCTCCGCCGGGCGACGGGTGGCGGCGGGATGGACACGCTGGCGACGAGCGACGCCCGCGCGGCGTACAAGCAACTGCTCGATATCGTGGTCGAACACGCCGTCACCGAACGTGCGGCCGACCGAATCCGAGTGCTGACGCCGCTGTCCAGCCGTGACGCCATGGAGAGTCGGCTGGACGATGTCCTCGCGGCCCGCGACGCCTGGGCTGCCCTCGAAGACGACGACCGCGAAATCGTCCTCGAGGCGTACAGCCGCTACGACGAGCGCGGCGAGAGCGAGCTGGCCGCCGTCGAAACCGCGCTCGCCTTGCTCGAGGCTGGCGTCGATTCGGGGCCGTTCGCGGCCGTCGCCGACCTCGAGCGCGAGCGACTCGCCGAGGCTGTGCGCGCACTGGCCGCACTCGACGACGGCCGCGTCAGCGAGGGCGCGGACGAGGAACTGGACCGTCTCCGCGACGCGTTGGGGACGGTCGAGGACATGGATGCGAACGCACTCGAGTTGATCGAGGCCCTGCGCGCAGACGGCGTCGGCGACGCCACCCAGTTTCGCGAGGCGTTCGAGGATCGGCTGCTGGCCGAGACGGGGGTGACGATCGACCAAGTGCACGAGGCAATGGCGACCGACGCGACCGACGCGACGGACTTCGTCGGCACCACCCTCCGCACGCTGCGAGCCGATCTCACTGCGGCGATCGACGAGCGCGAAGAAACCGTCGCGAGCGAGCTCGAGGGAACTCTCGAGGCTTCTCAGCCGGCAATCGAGCAGGCCGTCACAGCGGTCGACGACATCGCGCTATCGCTGTCGCTCGCGCGGTTCGCGCTCGCCTACAACTGCACGCGACCGGCGTACGTCGAAGGTGACGCTGACGCCGCTGCGGTCTCCGTCGTCGGCGCACGGAACCTCGCGCTCGCCACGGGCGGCACGGACGAATCAGTTCAGCCGGTCACTTACGCGCTGGGCGACCACGGCGTGGATCGCGTTCCGAACGGCGTCAACGCGGTTCCCGGCACGGAACGCGTCTCCGTGCTCACCGGAGCCAACAGCGGTGGGAAGACGACGCTGCTCGAGACGCTGTGTCAGATCGTTCTGCTCGCGATGATGGGGATTCCCGTCCCCGCCGACCGCGCCGAGGTGACGCCCGTCGATGCGCTCGTCTTCCACCGCCGACACGCGAGTTTCAACGCGGGCGTCCTCGAGTCGACCTTGCGCTCGATCGTGCCGCCGCTGTCGGCCGATGGACGCACGCTAATGCTGGTCGACGAGTTCGAGGCGATCACCGAACCCGGCAGCGCGGCGGATCTGCTCCACGGACTCGTCCGCCTCGCCGTCGGTCAGGACGCGCTCGGCGTGTTCGTCACGCACCTCGCCGACGACCTCGCGCCGCTCCCGGCGGAAGCGCGCGTCGACGGCATCTTCGCCGAGGGATTGAATCCCAACCTCGAGTTGCAGGTCGACTACCAGCCCCGCTTCGACACTGTCGGCCGATCGACGCCGGAGTTTATCATCTCGCGACTCGTCGCGAACGCCGACGACCGGCGCGAGCGAGCGGGCTTCGAGACGCTCGCGGCGGCGGTCGGCAACGACGTCGTCCAGCGAACGCTGGCCGACGCACGCCGGAGCGAGCACGATTAG
- a CDS encoding DUF6735 family protein: MGHRALVAYRRPDRLYDLRYSHWGGEDVSIGDRISAETSLASGAVDADLLADSVARDHILTDFLDPCIHELLYLVAPGTDYDVAAYRVCWLEWGDGRDDGRGAIVAVDSDDADRRVRTWFRATKTTLADLVEMGALSRRAAQAYLESRVCEDEDGTVYTYAGAEADLPDAEYTPTPDRWLEDDWWRDVTDDWETTETDDDWKPDDDQAGGPP; the protein is encoded by the coding sequence ATGGGACATAGAGCGCTCGTCGCCTACCGGCGGCCGGATCGGCTCTACGACCTTCGCTACAGCCACTGGGGCGGGGAAGACGTCTCGATTGGCGACCGGATCAGCGCCGAGACGTCGCTCGCGTCGGGTGCGGTCGACGCCGACCTGCTCGCGGATTCGGTCGCGCGGGATCACATCCTGACGGACTTCCTCGACCCCTGTATCCACGAGCTACTGTATCTCGTCGCCCCCGGTACCGACTACGACGTCGCTGCCTACCGCGTCTGCTGGCTCGAGTGGGGCGACGGCCGCGACGACGGCCGGGGCGCGATCGTCGCCGTCGACAGCGACGACGCCGACCGACGCGTGCGGACGTGGTTTCGGGCGACCAAGACGACGCTCGCCGATCTCGTCGAGATGGGCGCGCTCTCGCGACGTGCGGCACAGGCGTACCTCGAGTCGCGAGTCTGCGAGGACGAAGACGGTACGGTCTACACCTACGCCGGGGCCGAGGCAGACCTGCCTGACGCGGAGTATACGCCGACACCGGATCGCTGGCTCGAGGACGACTGGTGGCGAGATGTGACCGACGATTGGGAGACGACCGAGACGGACGACGACTGGAAGCCGGATGACGATCAAGCGGGCGGCCCGCCCTAA
- a CDS encoding helix-turn-helix domain-containing protein, protein MAKYSTGSSSGGGGTNCELCGAESDSLRLASVAGAELEVCPDCAPHDDNQSRSHGSGGQRGSQGGRGGSSDEPTRKQKAAQNVAKANPVWDGDSKHWEKEGTNYSDDPLPYLVSDYGETVVEARRDAGLQREELAEELGAREKDLLAVEQGRATQAGIGGGLIAALEERLDVTLSE, encoded by the coding sequence ATGGCTAAGTATTCGACGGGTTCGTCCTCCGGCGGCGGCGGGACGAACTGCGAACTCTGCGGTGCCGAGAGCGATTCGCTTCGACTCGCCTCCGTTGCGGGTGCCGAACTCGAGGTCTGTCCGGACTGTGCACCACACGACGACAATCAGAGTCGCTCGCACGGGAGCGGTGGCCAGCGCGGGTCCCAGGGCGGCCGCGGTGGCTCAAGCGACGAACCGACTCGCAAACAGAAGGCGGCCCAGAACGTCGCCAAGGCGAATCCGGTCTGGGACGGCGACTCGAAACACTGGGAGAAAGAGGGGACGAACTACAGCGACGATCCGCTGCCGTATCTCGTCTCGGACTACGGCGAAACGGTCGTCGAGGCTCGCCGGGACGCCGGCCTGCAGCGCGAGGAACTCGCCGAGGAACTCGGCGCACGCGAGAAAGACCTCCTCGCGGTCGAACAGGGCCGTGCGACCCAGGCTGGCATCGGCGGCGGCTTGATCGCCGCGCTCGAGGAACGACTGGACGTGACGTTGTCCGAGTGA
- a CDS encoding amidohydrolase family protein: MERTGTILRGREFDPIEGRVVIDDDGRIEAIEETSVDSSDIILPAFVNAHTHIGDSIAKEAGGGLSLEELVAPPDGLKHRLLRAASREELVSAMRTSLEFMQRAGTAACLDFREGGVDGVEMLEDAASGLEIDAQSFARGSVAAMEAGDGFGASGANDDTFDRERRATRRADKPFGIHAGEVDASDIHPALDLEPDFLVHMVHPEPVHLDRLADSEIPVVVCPRSNLVTDVGLSPYTDLNERTTLALGTDNVMLNSPTMFREMEFLAKLSELSAAEILRMATINGAELADLEYGLVEPGREARLLVLDGDSDNLAGMRDPVRAVVRRAGVDDVAEVVFGP; this comes from the coding sequence ATGGAACGAACGGGGACAATTCTGCGGGGTCGTGAGTTCGACCCCATCGAGGGGCGAGTCGTCATCGACGACGACGGCCGTATCGAGGCGATCGAAGAGACGTCGGTCGACAGTTCGGATATCATCCTTCCGGCGTTCGTCAACGCCCACACCCATATCGGGGACTCGATCGCCAAAGAGGCCGGCGGCGGCCTCTCGCTCGAGGAACTGGTCGCACCGCCGGACGGGCTGAAACACCGCCTGCTGCGGGCGGCCTCGCGGGAGGAGCTGGTTTCGGCGATGCGCACGTCGCTCGAGTTCATGCAACGGGCTGGCACCGCGGCCTGTCTCGACTTCCGCGAGGGTGGCGTCGATGGCGTCGAGATGCTCGAAGACGCCGCGTCCGGCCTCGAGATCGACGCGCAGTCGTTCGCCCGTGGCTCCGTCGCAGCGATGGAAGCGGGCGACGGCTTCGGTGCGAGCGGTGCGAACGACGACACCTTCGATCGAGAACGGCGGGCGACGCGCCGCGCCGACAAGCCGTTCGGCATCCACGCCGGCGAGGTCGACGCGAGCGACATCCACCCGGCGCTCGATCTCGAGCCGGACTTTCTCGTGCACATGGTCCACCCCGAGCCGGTCCATCTCGACCGGCTCGCCGACAGCGAGATCCCGGTCGTGGTCTGTCCGCGGTCGAATCTCGTCACGGACGTCGGCCTCTCGCCCTACACAGACCTGAACGAGCGCACGACGCTCGCGCTCGGGACGGACAACGTGATGCTCAACTCCCCCACGATGTTCCGGGAGATGGAGTTCCTCGCCAAACTCTCCGAGCTGTCGGCCGCGGAGATCCTCCGAATGGCCACCATCAACGGCGCCGAGCTCGCCGACCTCGAGTACGGCCTCGTCGAACCCGGACGGGAGGCCCGACTGCTGGTGCTCGACGGTGATTCGGACAATCTCGCGGGCATGCGGGATCCGGTTCGAGCTGTGGTCCGCCGGGCCGGCGTCGACGACGTCGCGGAGGTCGTCTTCGGCCCGTAA
- a CDS encoding DUF420 domain-containing protein produces MEYVPRERVNVLTAVLSIVSLAVVFAAAGGRIPASAVPTVPQVVLDAIPHVNVVISATAIGTITIGWRAIRRGNVERHRVAMVASFGLFVAFLTFYLYRLVATGGPQPFPGPDAVYQFVYLPVLAIHILLAVICVPLVYYALLLATSRPIEELYHTSHARVGRLAASLWLISFSLGIVVYVLLHAVY; encoded by the coding sequence ATGGAGTACGTTCCTCGAGAGCGCGTCAACGTTCTCACCGCTGTCTTGAGTATCGTCTCGCTTGCGGTGGTGTTCGCGGCGGCAGGGGGCCGAATTCCGGCCTCGGCGGTGCCAACTGTGCCACAGGTCGTTCTCGATGCGATCCCCCACGTCAACGTCGTGATCAGCGCGACGGCGATCGGGACGATCACGATCGGCTGGCGAGCGATCCGCCGCGGGAACGTCGAACGACACCGTGTCGCGATGGTTGCCTCCTTCGGGTTGTTCGTGGCCTTCCTGACGTTCTATCTGTATCGGCTGGTCGCAACTGGCGGCCCACAGCCGTTCCCCGGCCCCGACGCGGTCTACCAGTTCGTGTACCTGCCGGTGCTCGCGATTCACATCTTGCTGGCCGTCATCTGTGTCCCGCTGGTCTACTACGCGTTGTTACTCGCCACGTCACGGCCCATCGAGGAGCTATACCATACCAGCCACGCCCGCGTCGGCCGGCTCGCGGCGAGCCTGTGGCTAATCTCCTTTTCACTGGGAATCGTCGTTTACGTGCTGTTGCACGCCGTCTACTGA
- a CDS encoding acyl-CoA dehydrogenase family protein, whose amino-acid sequence MSYQLTAEHEAIRDAVRAFGSEEIRPIAAEYEREQQYPAALLTEAADLDFVAPHVPTEYGGADMDAIATAIVTEELWRADPGVGGSISAADFGTGMLLEYGDEWMCEAWLPKVTAGETPIATGISEPAHGSNVAGMETRATRDGDEWVINGQKMWITNGTVADVAIVMAKTSPEADHSGITAFLTPTDVDGYEATPITNKLGIKAQDTAEIVFDDLRVPAENVVGEVDRGFYQLMDFFAPARVDVAAQATGVTQAALEEAISYASEREQFDRPIAEFQAIQHTIAEMATTVEAARSLAYRAAASLESGDGDQATRLASMAKLFASERAVEVTDDALQVHGGAGYVSDHPVERFYRDARITKIYDGTSEIQKNIIADQLL is encoded by the coding sequence ATGTCCTACCAACTCACTGCAGAGCACGAGGCGATCCGCGACGCGGTCCGTGCGTTCGGCAGCGAGGAGATCCGACCGATCGCCGCCGAGTACGAACGCGAACAGCAGTATCCGGCGGCCTTGCTTACTGAGGCAGCTGATCTCGACTTCGTCGCACCCCACGTCCCGACTGAATACGGCGGTGCGGACATGGACGCGATCGCGACGGCGATCGTGACCGAGGAACTGTGGCGGGCCGATCCCGGCGTCGGCGGCTCGATCTCTGCGGCCGACTTCGGCACTGGAATGCTTCTCGAGTACGGCGACGAGTGGATGTGCGAGGCGTGGCTGCCGAAGGTGACGGCGGGCGAGACACCCATTGCGACCGGCATCTCGGAGCCGGCACACGGATCGAACGTGGCCGGAATGGAGACGCGAGCCACCCGCGATGGCGACGAGTGGGTCATCAACGGCCAGAAGATGTGGATCACGAACGGCACCGTCGCGGACGTTGCGATCGTCATGGCCAAGACCTCGCCCGAGGCGGACCACAGCGGGATCACCGCCTTTCTCACTCCAACCGACGTCGACGGCTACGAGGCGACGCCCATCACGAACAAGTTAGGGATCAAAGCCCAGGACACCGCCGAGATCGTCTTCGACGATCTTCGAGTCCCCGCCGAAAACGTCGTCGGCGAGGTCGACCGTGGCTTCTACCAGCTGATGGACTTTTTTGCCCCCGCTCGAGTCGACGTCGCCGCGCAGGCAACTGGGGTGACACAGGCCGCCCTCGAGGAAGCCATCTCGTACGCGAGCGAGCGCGAGCAGTTCGATCGACCGATCGCGGAGTTTCAGGCCATCCAGCACACGATCGCCGAGATGGCCACGACCGTCGAAGCGGCGCGATCGCTTGCGTATCGAGCGGCGGCGAGCCTCGAGTCGGGCGACGGCGATCAGGCGACGAGACTGGCCTCGATGGCGAAACTCTTCGCGAGCGAACGCGCCGTCGAGGTCACCGACGACGCACTGCAGGTTCACGGGGGCGCGGGCTACGTCTCCGACCATCCGGTCGAACGGTTCTATCGAGATGCACGGATCACGAAGATTTACGACGGAACGAGCGAGATTCAGAAGAACATCATCGCCGACCAACTCCTCTAG